ATTATTTTGTGAGCTGTGGCTGGGACGATGGAAGCGAGGAGCGCAACCGGCCTCGCCCTGGGCGGGCCACGGAAAAACAGGTGCGGGCCATTCGGGGCTTGTGGGCCAAACATGCCCGCAAGCCCGATGCCAAGAGCCTGGGGAAATGGCTTCATCGGTATTGGAAGGTGGACAAACCGGAATGGCTGACCGTGCCGCTGGCCTCGGAAGTGATTGTGGCATTGCACA
Above is a window of Desulfovibrio inopinatus DSM 10711 DNA encoding:
- a CDS encoding regulatory protein GemA, which produces MAANHRQALLAKVHIAKKDLGLADEDYRYLLEERYGVASAGILDGKQLAALVDYFVSCGWDDGSEERNRPRPGRATEKQVRAIRGLWAKHARKPDAKSLGKWLHRYWKVDKPEWLTVPLASEVIVALH